The Hymenobacter sp. DG01 sequence CGGTGGTGTACCAGCAGGGCTCCCTGGGGGCTAGTGGCGACCTGGCTCCGCTGGCCCATCTGAGCCTGCCGCTGCTGGGCCTGGGCGAAGTAAACTACGAGGGTTACCGCCTGGCCGCCGCCGATGCCATGAGTTTGTTCAGCTGGCAGCCCCTGACCCTGGAAGCCAAAGAAGGCCTGGCCCTGCTGAACGGAACCCAGTTTATGCTGGCTTACGCCGTGCACGCCCTGCTGCGCACCCGCCGCCTGCTGGCCGCCGCCGATGTTATCGGAGCCTTGTCGTTGGAGGCGTTTGATGGCCGCCCCGAGCCGTTTGATGAGCGCCTGCACCGCCTGCGGCCCCACGCCGGGCAGCTTACGGTAGCAGCCCGGGTTCGGGAGCTGCTGGGGGGTAGCGAGTTGCAGCAGCAGCCCAAAACCGCCGTGCAGGATCCCTACTCCTTCCGCTGCCTGCCCCAGGTACACGGCGCCTCCCGCGATGCGCTGGCGTATGTAGAGGGGGTAGTAGAAACCGAGTGCAACGCCGTAACTGACAACCCCAACCTCTTCCCTGAAGATGACGCCATTCTGAGCGGGGGCAACTTCCACGGGCAGCCCCTGGCCCTGGCCCTCGATATGCTGGCTATTGCCACGGCCGAGCTGGGTAGCATCTCGCAGCAGCGCACCACCCAACTCATTAGCGGGCAGCGGGGCCTGCCGCCCTTCCTGGTGGCTGAGCCAGGTCTGAACTCGGGCCTGATGATTCCGCAGTACACGGCCGCTGGCATTGTCAGCCAGAATAAGCAGCTGTGCACTCCGGCTTCCGTGGACAGCCTCGTGAGCAGCAACGGGCAGGAGGACCATGTAAGCATGGGTGCCAACGCCGCTACCAAGGCCCTGCGGGTGGTCCAGAACGTGGAGCAGCTCCTGGGCATTGAGCTCCTCAACGCCACCCAGGCCCTGGAATTCCGCCGGCCCGCCCGCACTTCCGCGGCGCTGGAGCAGGTAGTAGCCGCCTTCCGGGAGAAGGTTGCTTTCGTGGGGCAGGACCGGGTGCTGTATCCTGATCTGCACGCCGCCGCGGCCTTCGTGCGGGGTTTTGAGTGGCAGTAGCACCCGCAAGCAGCGGCCCGCTGATTTGAGTTGAAAGCACCGGTACCTCCCGAAACCTGCTACTTTAGCCCGGCGCGGGTACGCAAGCGCGCGGCTGCTTCGTTATGGGGATAGTGAAACCTCTACTTGTCTTTTTGCTACTGCTGAGTGCCGGTTGGCTGGGTACCCAGGCTCCGGCTTATGGCCAGTGTACTCCTACCCCCAACTCCGGCGCCTGTTTCAAAGCCTACGATGCCGTAACGGGCCAGGAGCTGCCGTTTTACCTGTGCGCCAACCGCCCCGTGCGGCTGCGCGACTGCAGCGGCAAAAACCTCGACCCGGCCCAGATTTACTACCAGCGCGGCCCGGCCATTACCTGCAGCGGCTTCACGGATACGGCCACCACATTTACCCCCACGGCGGCCGGCGTGCTAGTTATCACCCAGAACACCCAGGGGCCCCAGGGCGGCAGCCAGGGCATTATCTTCTCCCGAAACTTCGAGGTAAAAACCACCCCCGACCCTGGTTTTACCCTCACGGCCTGCGCCCCCGGCTTTGTGGAGGTAACCGTTACGGACACCCACTACGACCAGTACACGGTGCAGGTAGGCACCGCCGCCCCCGTACCCGCCGCGCGCAACACCCCGGCTACCTACCCCACCAATGGGGCCAATACCGTAACCGTTACCGGCCGCTACGCCATTGCCAGTCTGTGCGCCGGCGTCAGCACCCGCACGTTTACGCCCCTGCCCGCGCCCCGGACGCCGGTACTGACCCGGCTTGCTGTGGAGGGCTCCACGGCGCAATTCCAGTTCGGGCCGTTGCAGCCGGAGTACCAGTACCGCCTGCAGCTAGCCGATGCAGCCGCGACGGGCGGCTTCCGCACGGTGGCCACCGTGCCGGGCACGGCTACCTCTTACACCCTTGCCAACGCTGCCCTGCCCGGCTGCTACCGCCTGCTACTTCAGGACGCCTGCCAGCCCGCGGTAGCCAATAGTCCATCGGCCACGGTCTGCACCGTTAGCCTCACCGGCACGGCCCTGAGCGGGCGCAATCAGCTGAACTGGAGCACCGGCAGCACCGGCCCCTTTACCCTGACCCGGACGGATGGCTCGAACACGGTTCAGCTGCCGCTGC is a genomic window containing:
- the hutH gene encoding histidine ammonia-lyase, whose protein sequence is MAQDFALTPSAFLDLTTLEELLRTKARVVLSEEARQRIQDCHEYLHGRLERTPDAAIYGINTGFGALCSQAIPVEQRQQLQANLVMSHACGTGEEVPAELVRLMLLLKAQSLSYGHSGVQVGTVQRLLDFYNRGMLPVVYQQGSLGASGDLAPLAHLSLPLLGLGEVNYEGYRLAAADAMSLFSWQPLTLEAKEGLALLNGTQFMLAYAVHALLRTRRLLAAADVIGALSLEAFDGRPEPFDERLHRLRPHAGQLTVAARVRELLGGSELQQQPKTAVQDPYSFRCLPQVHGASRDALAYVEGVVETECNAVTDNPNLFPEDDAILSGGNFHGQPLALALDMLAIATAELGSISQQRTTQLISGQRGLPPFLVAEPGLNSGLMIPQYTAAGIVSQNKQLCTPASVDSLVSSNGQEDHVSMGANAATKALRVVQNVEQLLGIELLNATQALEFRRPARTSAALEQVVAAFREKVAFVGQDRVLYPDLHAAAAFVRGFEWQ
- a CDS encoding gliding motility-associated C-terminal domain-containing protein codes for the protein MLLLSAGWLGTQAPAYGQCTPTPNSGACFKAYDAVTGQELPFYLCANRPVRLRDCSGKNLDPAQIYYQRGPAITCSGFTDTATTFTPTAAGVLVITQNTQGPQGGSQGIIFSRNFEVKTTPDPGFTLTACAPGFVEVTVTDTHYDQYTVQVGTAAPVPAARNTPATYPTNGANTVTVTGRYAIASLCAGVSTRTFTPLPAPRTPVLTRLAVEGSTAQFQFGPLQPEYQYRLQLADAAATGGFRTVATVPGTATSYTLANAALPGCYRLLLQDACQPAVANSPSATVCTVSLTGTALSGRNQLNWSTGSTGPFTLTRTDGSNTVQLPLPAGTTRYEDPDVACGTTYRYRLSLATGAATSVSDEVAVTALAGPAPVAPRLTASFTLRNQIELLATGPGSGLLTYLRNGSPLATTAARSFIDSLASPTPGAELCYTVRQQDACGNRSGESTAVCPVMLEARPEAADASTIRLSWTALRGPDATAPVSYRVLVLSATNAVLSSRPVSGGGLTYLDLQPPPDQQVVCYRIEATIGALVSYSNVATVARRVQVFVPTAFTPNGDGLNDVLELKGRYLENFRFVIIDRNGQPVFQATSRTQTWDGRIGTAAPVPGTYVWRFETTDQLGNRVVQSGTVTLLR